In Pedobacter sp. W3I1, one DNA window encodes the following:
- a CDS encoding HD family phosphohydrolase, with translation MIFTVFIITLFLPKQPRFRYEFEKNAVWKNKDLISPFSFAILKTNPQVSADKKNALKDILPVYQLDRGITANALEEFANEFDVKWKSKQLNEKDRDVYKSASYKLLQNIYEKGIIGLNVKHQAGGKNYDFSLLENNVAQIKNTQDVFTAESALKFFKDNFKSPNQVMGDLVANLAIDHITPNIIFDERLTQTIQDNAVNNISTTKGMVQKGELIVAKNDVIDEEIYQKLESYKATYDAQTKTIGSRALVYLGQVILVGFILAILMSFLFLFRKDIFADNRQLSLILIVTTGMLLALTWAIKMEIPSLYYIPFCVVPIIIRILFDTRLALYLHMLVILIAGFFVANSFEFVFYQVTAGMVAIFSIKNFVKRERFLVSALFILLAYFVSFVGIALLREGSFREIEWMNFIPFIFSVLLSLLAYPLIYLFERIFGITSDVALIELTNTNNKLLRELAFKAPGTFQHSLQVANLAEAAIFKIGGNSVLVRAGALYHDIGKVDNPQYFIENQNTAVSPHDKLPYEQSAQIIIQHVHKGIEILRKNQIPEAIIDFIRTHHGNTRVDYFYQSFLKNTPEKFVDENIFRYPGPIPFSKETGVLMLADSVEAASRSLKNPDAQNINDIVERIINYKLEQNQLDDCDLTLKDIETIKLIFKTMLMSIYHVRIDYQQIL, from the coding sequence ATGATATTTACCGTTTTCATTATTACGCTATTCCTGCCCAAACAACCCCGGTTTAGATATGAGTTTGAAAAAAATGCAGTATGGAAAAACAAGGATCTGATTTCGCCTTTTAGTTTTGCTATTTTAAAAACCAACCCGCAGGTTAGTGCTGATAAAAAGAATGCACTAAAAGATATTTTGCCCGTTTATCAATTGGACAGGGGTATTACGGCAAATGCACTGGAAGAGTTTGCCAACGAATTTGATGTGAAATGGAAATCGAAGCAACTTAACGAGAAAGACAGGGATGTATATAAAAGTGCTTCCTATAAATTACTGCAGAACATTTACGAGAAAGGGATTATTGGCTTAAATGTGAAACATCAGGCAGGAGGGAAGAACTACGACTTTTCTTTGCTTGAAAACAATGTGGCTCAGATAAAAAATACACAGGATGTTTTTACTGCGGAATCGGCACTGAAGTTTTTTAAAGATAATTTTAAATCGCCCAATCAGGTGATGGGCGATTTGGTTGCAAACCTTGCAATTGATCATATTACCCCCAACATTATATTTGATGAGCGACTTACCCAAACCATACAGGATAATGCGGTTAACAATATCTCTACTACCAAGGGTATGGTACAAAAGGGAGAACTTATTGTAGCGAAGAATGATGTTATTGATGAAGAAATTTATCAGAAGTTAGAGTCTTATAAAGCTACCTACGATGCACAAACCAAAACAATTGGCAGCAGGGCATTGGTTTATCTGGGACAGGTGATATTGGTTGGGTTTATACTCGCTATTTTAATGTCGTTCCTTTTTCTTTTCCGGAAGGATATTTTTGCTGATAACCGTCAGCTTTCCTTAATTCTCATTGTAACCACAGGGATGCTGCTGGCTTTGACCTGGGCCATTAAGATGGAAATCCCAAGTTTGTATTACATTCCTTTTTGTGTGGTACCCATTATTATCAGGATTCTGTTTGATACGCGGTTGGCACTTTACCTCCATATGCTGGTGATTTTAATTGCCGGTTTCTTTGTGGCCAATAGCTTCGAATTTGTGTTTTATCAGGTTACTGCGGGCATGGTTGCCATATTCAGTATTAAAAACTTTGTTAAGCGCGAAAGATTCCTGGTTTCGGCCCTATTTATTCTTTTGGCTTATTTTGTTTCTTTTGTAGGCATTGCCCTGCTCCGCGAAGGATCTTTCCGCGAAATAGAATGGATGAATTTTATTCCTTTTATTTTTAGTGTACTCTTATCTCTTTTAGCTTACCCGTTAATTTACCTGTTCGAACGTATTTTTGGTATCACTTCAGATGTGGCCTTGATTGAGTTAACCAATACCAATAATAAACTGTTAAGAGAACTTGCTTTTAAAGCGCCTGGAACATTTCAGCACTCTTTACAGGTGGCAAATCTTGCCGAAGCTGCGATATTTAAAATAGGCGGTAATTCTGTGCTGGTAAGGGCAGGTGCTTTATATCATGATATTGGTAAGGTTGATAATCCGCAATATTTTATCGAGAACCAAAATACCGCTGTTAGCCCACATGATAAATTGCCTTATGAGCAAAGCGCGCAGATTATTATTCAGCATGTGCACAAAGGAATTGAAATTTTGAGAAAGAACCAGATTCCGGAAGCGATTATCGATTTTATCAGAACACACCATGGAAATACCCGGGTCGACTATTTTTATCAATCGTTTTTGAAAAACACCCCTGAAAAATTCGTTGATGAAAACATTTTTCGCTACCCCGGACCAATACCTTTTAGCAAAGAAACTGGTGTGTTAATGCTCGCCGATTCGGTCGAAGCTGCCTCAAGAAGTCTGAAAAATCCCG